The following are encoded in a window of Terriglobia bacterium genomic DNA:
- a CDS encoding serine hydroxymethyltransferase, which yields MSLPLSESDPQIAQAIANEANRQHEGLELIASENFVSMAVLEAAGSVFTNKYAEGYPGKRYYGGCEFADVVENLARERAKQIFGADHANVQPHSGSQANMAAYMALLQPGDAVMGLNLAHGGHLTHGHPLNFSGKMYKIIPYGVRKDTETIDYDEMEQIAVRERPKMIIGGGSAYARVIDFARMRQIADKVGAKLMVDMAHIAGLVAGGAHPSPVPHSDIVTTTTHKTLRGPRAGMVLCRQELAAAVDKIAFPGIQGGPLMHIIAAKAVCFREALQPAFKDYAHQVVANARALARKIMDEGFRVITGGTDTHLMLIDVFAQGILGSEAENALGQAGITVNKNAIPFDSNPPLKPSGIRIGTPALTTRGMKEKEMVQTGAWIVEALRNHKDAQALSRIRKQVLELAEAFPLYPELRATVEVA from the coding sequence ATGTCCCTTCCTCTCTCTGAATCCGATCCTCAAATCGCCCAGGCCATTGCCAATGAAGCCAACCGCCAGCATGAGGGGTTGGAACTGATCGCCTCAGAGAACTTTGTCAGCATGGCTGTCCTGGAAGCTGCCGGCTCGGTTTTTACCAACAAATACGCTGAGGGATACCCAGGGAAACGCTATTACGGCGGCTGCGAGTTTGCTGATGTCGTCGAGAATCTGGCGCGCGAGCGCGCCAAACAGATCTTTGGCGCCGATCATGCCAATGTCCAGCCCCACTCAGGTTCGCAGGCAAACATGGCGGCTTACATGGCCCTTTTACAGCCCGGTGACGCAGTCATGGGACTGAACCTTGCCCATGGTGGCCATCTCACTCACGGACACCCGCTGAACTTTTCCGGCAAGATGTACAAAATCATTCCTTATGGCGTCCGCAAAGACACTGAAACCATCGACTATGACGAGATGGAGCAGATCGCCGTTCGCGAACGCCCCAAAATGATTATCGGCGGCGGCAGCGCCTATGCTCGTGTGATCGACTTTGCCCGCATGCGCCAGATCGCCGACAAAGTCGGCGCGAAACTGATGGTTGATATGGCGCATATTGCAGGCTTAGTTGCCGGCGGCGCGCATCCTTCTCCCGTGCCGCATTCAGATATCGTCACCACCACAACACATAAGACGCTGCGTGGGCCGCGTGCCGGCATGGTACTTTGCCGTCAGGAACTGGCGGCAGCCGTGGACAAGATCGCCTTCCCCGGTATTCAGGGTGGACCGCTGATGCACATTATCGCGGCCAAAGCGGTTTGTTTCCGTGAGGCGTTGCAGCCGGCCTTCAAAGACTACGCTCATCAGGTGGTCGCGAATGCCAGGGCCTTGGCTCGCAAAATTATGGACGAGGGGTTCCGCGTAATTACGGGCGGGACGGATACGCACCTCATGCTCATCGACGTTTTTGCCCAGGGAATTCTGGGCAGTGAAGCTGAAAATGCTTTGGGACAGGCGGGCATTACCGTAAACAAAAATGCTATTCCCTTTGACAGCAATCCCCCTCTCAAGCCCAGCGGGATCCGCATTGGAACCCCCGCGCTCACCACACGTGGCATGAAAGAGAAGGAAATGGTCCAGACAGGAGCATGGATCGTTGAAGCCCTCAGAAACCATAAAGATGCGCAGGCACTCTCCCGCATTCGCAAGCAGGTGCTTGAACTGGCAGAGGCGTTTCCTCTCTATCCGGAGTTGCGGGCCACTGTGGAAGTTGCCTGA
- a CDS encoding GNAT family N-acetyltransferase: MHHLWSQGDYEISTDPARIDAVMVHEFLTNSYWAKGISIESVRLSIENSIPFGVYHGQQLVGFARIISDRATFAYLADVFVLLSHRGRGLSRWLMECIVSHPDLQGLRRWMLATQDAHGLYAKFGFTPLKSPASWMEIHRPDVYARTGRDAVPEK; encoded by the coding sequence ATGCACCACTTGTGGTCACAAGGTGATTATGAGATCAGCACCGATCCTGCGCGGATCGATGCCGTCATGGTGCATGAGTTCCTGACCAACTCTTACTGGGCAAAAGGTATTTCTATTGAATCAGTACGGCTGTCCATTGAGAACTCTATTCCTTTCGGCGTGTATCATGGCCAGCAGTTAGTCGGCTTCGCCCGCATTATCTCTGATCGCGCGACATTTGCTTATCTGGCCGACGTCTTCGTTCTGCTCTCTCACCGCGGGCGGGGACTTTCGCGGTGGCTGATGGAGTGCATTGTAAGCCACCCGGATCTGCAGGGCCTTCGGCGCTGGATGCTGGCCACCCAGGATGCGCATGGACTCTATGCTAAATTCGGGTTCACCCCGCTCAAAAGTCCAGCATCATGGATGGAAATTCATCGTCCGGATGTTTACGCAAGAACCGGCAGAGACGCCGTTCCTGAAAAATAG